Part of the Clostridiales bacterium genome, CGGCATTAAGGAAGCCGAGATTGAAATAGACGGAATTAAACTTACTGTGGCGGTCGTTCACGGCGCGGTCAATTTTAAAGAAATGTTTGAAAGAGTCAAACAAAACCCCGGCAAATACGCTTTTGTTGAGTTTATGGCTTGCACGGGCGGATGCGTCAACGGCGGCGGACAGCCTATCTTATGCGCAGAAGACCAAGAAAATATAGACATAAGAACCGAAAGGGCAAAGGCGTTATATAATATAGACGCTCAAAAACAATTGCGAAAATCCCATCAAAACCCCGTTGTGATTGAGCTTTACAAAGAGTTTTTGGAAAAGCCCGGCAGCGATAAGGCGCATAAACTTTTGCATACCCATTACGCCAAAAAAGAAAGTTATTCAAAGCTTTAATGATTAATGGAGAAGACAAAGCATGAAAAAGATTTTGTCGTTGGTCTTATTTTTGGTTGTTTCATTATCTAGCGTTTTTGCGCTATCGTGCGCCAAAGAGGGCGATAAAGTCAAAATTATGGTCCCCAACGGAATCACTTTAATAGCTTGGGGCGGGCTTTATGATAATTCGGATGTGGAAATTGACAATGTAAACGGACCTGATTTGTTGCTTACAGCATTTGCTTCGTCTTCTCACGATATAATTGTCGCGCCGTTAAACTTAGGCGCGCAGTTATTTAACAACAATAATACCAAATATAAATTAGACTCAATAATTACTTTTGGCAATTTATTTGTTGTGTCTAAAGATAATGTTTCACTAGACGAGAACTTGGAAGACTTAAAAGGCAAAGAACTGATAGCCTTTGGGCAAAACGCGACGCCCGATATAATCTTGCAAGCGGCGTTAAATTCAAAAGATATAACGGATTTCCAAATTGTTTATCAATCGGGAGTAAGCGATGTGGTAGCCTTCTTTACAAACGGCAATTATGATTACGCGCTTGTGGCAGAGCCCGTTTTATCGCAATTGAAAAATATGGGATTAAATCTTACCATTGTTGACCTTCAAGAAGTCTTAAAAAGCGATATGGATTCAATCCCCCAAGCGGGCGTTTTTATCAATCCCGAATCCAAAAACATTAATAAGGTTAATCAAATTTTAAAAGAGCTAAAAAACAATATAGAATACCTAAAAGCCAATCCCCAAGATTATGCGCAAGATATAATCAAACATCATGAGTATTTTAAAAACATAACTAGCGAAGTTATCGCCTCGGCTATCCAAAGCGGCAATATTATAGATTACAAAAAAGCCAAGGATAATAAAACCGTTTTGGAAGCGTATTTTCAATTATTAATAGACCAAAACTTATTGGGCGCTCAGCCCGCGGATGATTTTTATTATTAATGAACAGCGCAAAAAAACATTATAGCTTCATATATGTAACTCTTGGCGTAATGTTTTTGTTCGCGCTTTGGGCGATTTTGCAAAAAATCATTGACAATGACCTTGTAATTCCCGATATCCCCAGCGTATTTCGGGCGCTTATGGCTTTATTAAGGCAAGCCAAGACCTATGTTATTATATTAAAAACGGTAGGCAGGCTTATACTGACTGTAAGTATTTGCGCGGTTTTGACCTTGGTATTGTCTTATTTTTCTTATAAATTTGAAAGGTTTGAAAATTTTATCAAGCCGTTATTTAGCATAATGCGCGCCGTTCCCGTTGTCTCCCTTATAATAATTTTGCTGTTTTTGGCAGGCAATGACATCAGCCCGTATTTTATTACGGCGTTTGTGGTTTTGCCCGTTATGTATGAAGGGATTTTGGGCGGTTTTTTTGCCATTGACGACACATTAAAAGACGAACTTAGACTTCTAAGCAGTATTAATTTTAAAATAATAATGTCGGTTTTTATTCCAGTAACCCTGCCGTATATATTTGCGTCTTTTTTGCAATCCTTTGGTTTGGGGCTAAAA contains:
- a CDS encoding ABC transporter substrate-binding protein; translated protein: MKKILSLVLFLVVSLSSVFALSCAKEGDKVKIMVPNGITLIAWGGLYDNSDVEIDNVNGPDLLLTAFASSSHDIIVAPLNLGAQLFNNNNTKYKLDSIITFGNLFVVSKDNVSLDENLEDLKGKELIAFGQNATPDIILQAALNSKDITDFQIVYQSGVSDVVAFFTNGNYDYALVAEPVLSQLKNMGLNLTIVDLQEVLKSDMDSIPQAGVFINPESKNINKVNQILKELKNNIEYLKANPQDYAQDIIKHHEYFKNITSEVIASAIQSGNIIDYKKAKDNKTVLEAYFQLLIDQNLLGAQPADDFYY
- a CDS encoding ABC transporter permease subunit, which produces MNSAKKHYSFIYVTLGVMFLFALWAILQKIIDNDLVIPDIPSVFRALMALLRQAKTYVIILKTVGRLILTVSICAVLTLVLSYFSYKFERFENFIKPLFSIMRAVPVVSLIIILLFLAGNDISPYFITAFVVLPVMYEGILGGFFAIDDTLKDELRLLSSINFKIIMSVFIPVTLPYIFASFLQSFGLGLKVMVMSEFIAQPKDTIGYAMLQERIYLDTADIFAWTIIMALFVFLVELIVKMIRKKHI